A window of Phaseolus vulgaris cultivar G19833 chromosome 4, P. vulgaris v2.0, whole genome shotgun sequence genomic DNA:
TCTGCTACTAACACAGACTTGACATCGCTTGTGTGGCATTAATTGACACTGCAAACGTGACATTTGGTGAGGATGTGACACTGgctctatattataatatatgacaAGTAGCACACGCAAAACTGGTTATCCGTGTCTCTAtaagtggttacttatgtgacgCATGCAAAACTGGTTACCCATGTGTGCAtaagtggttacttatgtgacgtttatggtcacccactcttcatgaaaaaaaaatcatttttttaataagaatcatatattacatcggttagatgacttaaccgatgtaataACCCTACCAGAACTGGTTACCAGCCACAGGTTCCTCCACATATACTGGCACATgcaaaactggttacccgtGTGTCTGTAAGTGATTACCTATGTGACGTTTATGACCCACCCactctttatgaaaaaaaaattcattttttttaatatgggccatatattacatcggttaaatGGCTTAACCGATGTAAAAagcatatattacatcggttaacCGATGTAATAACCCTACTAGAACTGGTTACCAGCCACAAGTTCCTCCACATATACTAGCACACGCAAAACTGGTTACTTgtgtgtctgtaagtggttacCTATGTGACGTTTACGACCCACCCactctttatgaaaaaaaaatcaatttttttttaatatgggtcatatattacatcgATTAGATGgcttaaccggtgtaatatgggtcattctaagtaaaaaaaaatattacaccgGTTGTTACTAAGAACCAatgtaatatattctttttttacCCTATTTTGAAGCTCGCGCTGCTCATTCGCGCACAATCTCAATATGTCACGTCATTGCCACGTCTACAACGTCAAATGTGTGTTACTGTCAGAGGGTGTCAATATATCAACACTCTTTTCATAATTCTAATGTCGAAGTTGAAACACAATTGACATTTTTCTCAAAAGTAAACAAGGACATTAAAGAAAATAGAGATTAAAGTTATATAAAAGctcaaaagaaataagaagacatTGTCTattgtgttttcattttttctattttacctAGTAATATTTGTTTGTCCCATATGCTCTtctattttttcccttttctttctAACTTCTTTTGCTCTTTATACCAGAGTCTCATTTTGTCCTTTTTATATATGAAatgttaaattaaattgaattaaatttaaaaaatagagaCATAAAGTTAAAAATGCTGCATCCAAAACTAAATGTTCACAAAGTGATCGCCACAGAGAAAGAGTTCTATGTAgatcaaattaaatttatacttattaaaaaatagattacAATTTCTTAATCTTACTTCAGTGACAAAGTTATCTAGAATTTATCTATAATAAGTTCAACATGCACATTCTTTAGCTTTAACACCCACTAACAATTTAAATAAGGCtctcatatttaaaaataaatcaaaacattctactagaaaatcattaaataggaACAATTTTAGATACAAAACATAATTAGTTGCCTAGTtgatcattaaataaaaaccaattttagagacaaaaaataattagttgttatcttgacaaaattagatactattttacagaataaaaaaattattgatatcttaattaatttctattattgataaatagtttctaaattgatatctaattagttatcaaagttttaactaccaattatttatattctaaagttggtagctaaaagcttggtagctaattaaatatcaatttagaaactatttatcaataataaaaactaatttagataccaataattttttagtctctaaaatagtatctaatttagtcaatataacaactaattattttttgtctctaaaattggtttttatttgatgatcAACTAGGCAATTAAGAGTATTTCAAATTAACTTTCATGTtatatgataattttatttttcatcacAATAGTTATTAGCATTAGGGAAAATATTGAAGTTCAAACCACACACGATCAAGGAAATGAAAATAGGCATAACACTATGATCTACAAATGAACAAAGGACTGACTACGGTCTAAAATTCCACAACAaattgataagtgtcatatttcagtaatgtttcatattaaaatacagacacttatggatattaattgataaaataaatataacccctaatttatgaattcaaacatttttacataatttgtgattataatatgaatggAGATAAAACCATGGAGATAAAAGGGTAAGAGGAGAATATACAAGATAAAAAGGGAAAGCTGGAATGCTCCAAACACTCGCCCAAACTCGCCTAAGCTAGAAGCTCCTAGAGGATCTCGCCCAAGCGAGCTCATTCACGTCCAGCGAGATAATTCCAGAGACATTGGGTCTGTTTTCGTCCAACTCGCCCAGGCCAGGCCAATCACGCCcaggcgagaagtcacttagcccaagcccaactaggttaaatatgaggcgtgaAGCATAACCCTAGAtatcattgggagaatagagagagatagaaaaccctagagtAGGCCGCCGTCCAAGAGAAACAtcatggatcttcttttcttgcttttcatGCTTGTAATGACCAACATGAGTGTCAAATTATTCCCTTTGGGATTgtgagtaatttgttcaaacacttatgtattgaggtgacatttatctataatattcaattcttaattgatgattgatattatcactttattctcaaagcttgaattattcatgattttcatCCTTAGATTTGATTGGAAAGCACTTCTAAGCATACCTAAATGATAAtgattaacatatttgaatgctataaatagatttcaaatgttaattgctttataacatttgttcaTAATGATAAACAGTTTTTATAAATGTGAGAGGAATTGATATTTATGAGactcttttaataattttgtttgcgaggaatcaatatgaatgatttttatatgtgcatcaatatcaatcaagattgaatattatattcttATGAAAAATATAGACGAGTGAGAcggatgaaccccaatcccaattttcccaattgacttatacaaatattttactttgctttatttaatttcttgcaaattTACCATACAAACAACctttccaacaaacttttacaAATTCTCTTATATTTAGTTAAGATTATACTAGAGAGTTTAACTATTCCTTGTGTGTTCGATATCCATACTTAGGAAAAATTTGTTACTTCTGACACGGTACACTTGCCGTAAAATAGTCATCCTCAGCATATTTATCATGGTCATGTTTTTCTATTTTGCATTACCATTATGTTGTGGTGTATAAGGAGGTTAATGGATACCTTATCTTTCATAGTAGCTATTGAATTCATCATACACAtattcatcactatcatcactatttataattttcaataaattgtCACTTTGTCTCTTAGTTTAACACTTGAACTTCACATATCACATACATCACTTTCCTTCAAAGGTATTGGGTATGATTTTTTGTTTGATCAAATCATCATAAGCTATGTTTGTCTCATCATTGGATTTTCCTTTTCCTTCTTTTCAACTTTAGCATTCATGCAAAATGTCTCACCTTATTTCAATTATAACATTGGATCTTCTTGTAGTTAAACTTCTTTCTATTTTGATTGACCCCAACTTTTATTGTTGGTCAGGTTATTCAGATCTTAAGTAGTTCAATCTTTGTTTTTGGTTGATTCATTCAATCTTCTccctttctatttttattttcttttcttattgcCTTTATTCTTGAAATTTCTTTGGACTTGTAATGCTCACTTTTTTGCCTTTTCAAAATTCCTTCTCTCATTGATTCTTTGTTCATGGGCTTCAAGTAAATTATGTAATTCTTCAATACTTATTGAACTAAGGTTCTTCAATTATTCAATTCACAGAACAAATATAAGCAAAATGTGAAGTTAATGTTATACCGATCATATCAACATGTTTATCTGATATCCTTTTTGAAACACTTATTCCATACACCAAAATCTGAATTTCGTTGAAATATAATTTGCAACATATACTCTTGATCATTCACTGAGAGCAACTCATATTACCTTCTTAAAGTTTGTAATTTGACTTTCTTTGTCCATTCAAGACCACCATAGGTCTTAACTAAAATATCTCACACTTGACTTGTTGTAATGGTAATGTATATTTTCCCAAAAGTAGTAGCATCAACACATTGATGAATGAAGAATTCTGTCTTATTATAAAGTTTTCTGAATtttggattacaaaactcaataaaaaaaaagttaatttttcatATGCCAACCGGTGCTTATGTCTGAAATCTTTCCTATCATGTACATAAAAATAACACACGTATATGTAGTGATAGTGCAATTTTAAGCctaaaatttgataattataaGGTAATGCAAGTCTTCAAGCCCAATTAATTCTACGGGAgcattaataaaatgaaaaagagtGTGTAATCATGAATTACGAACCTATTTTACCTGCAGGAATATCTAACACCAAAGGTAGAGTACCATTATTTTTCTTGCCTGGTTACTGTCAATGTGCAGGAAAAGAAGTTTGGTATGCTAACTTGGATTTTCTATGCAATCTTCCATCAACAAATATTTGCAtctattttctaattttttttttagatttcttTGGAGACAACTTGGGAATTATGTAGTCCACAAAAACTATATTTTATGTTGGGACTCCTTTTTGTTTTATTGCAAATTATCTCTTGAAATTCTATTGGTGATAGGTTGGGAATGttttgttatgatttttttGATAAGATCacaatacactacaagaaaaagtgtttttagaaactaaatttttggtttctaaaatgataaaattagtcactaacttaattagaaactaatttagaaactaatagtCTTAAGTGACTAAAATCATTGTCgttaattttagataccaatttagattctaatttagaaaccaatttagtcaccattaaataaaaatcaatttagtgaccaaatatatagaaactaatttagtgaccaattatatagaaaccaaattaacaaccaatttcattgaaactaatttagtgaccaaaatatatagaaactcatttagtaaccaaatatataaataccaaAAAAATGGTCACTATATTGGTctctaaataatttaatttattataaaatattattttatttacctacttactctttaatattttatatttatttatatatttaaattcattaattttaaaataattttataaagttcatcaacttaaattttttatattttatagttatttataGCCTTATGCTTAGTGTCACCAACTATTACTTAAGCTTAttagaaatagaaaaatataacaataagtgagttattgaaaaaatttaatattcttcAATTAATAGACCATTTTCTCTATACATGACTTATGCATTCTTTCTATGACTATTCCCGTTTAAATGGAAATCAAAATAGCTTAGATGTGTCACGAGATATCATGAACAAAAGAATATCACGAATTACTATCAGGTGGAGAAAAAAGATATAAACAACAATagaaaaactttatacttttcttcttttatataattttagaaaagacaataagtaaaagaaaacaacaactaTTGGTCTATCAAACCCTACAAAGTCAACAATTAAGTAAAAAGCTTtatctatcattttttttaactttattccAAGAAGTGCCACTCCTGGGAGCTTTTGATGCTACCTATAACAATAACCATCTACCtgtcaaaaaatataaaataaaatttattaccaAGATTGAAATTTTAAAGATTGTTCATATAAAAAGTAGCCCACATAATAGTGCTAAAGAGTATACTTGagaataaaactaaaaataaggATCTTCAACACACTCCAATACACAATAGCATTAAATCATTAGTGTTAACATTTCAAAACCAAATCAAGTGGAAgacaaactaaaaattaaaatttaatactcACTTACCAGAAGCCTAAAAGCAATACTAGAGTTGAATTGAAGATAATAAAGTATCTCCCATTTCCAGATAATATTATTTCTACGTGAAAGGTTAGCAACACATTTTCTAAAACAATTCTTTGAACACATTTTTCGTTTCTGGTAGAAAAATGTTGTAAATCACAAAATTTTGAGTCACACATCTTGTTTAATGGTATTCATTCATGATTTCAaactttttaagaaattttaacTGTAAGTAGTACATTCAAGgaataaaaaagattaaaaacaaagaaagaggCTAcactttattctttttatttgtttattccATTCTATAAACATCAGGTAATGGGACAAgaccaaaaaaataatttagttagTTAATTATAAACATAGACTGGATTGCACTGTAAACGCTCCtaacttagaaaaaaaaattagttagttAATTATAAACATAGATTGGATTGCACTGTAAACATTCCTAACTTAGAGCCATGTAGCCTTATCATTATTCTTTTATTCACTTCTTCTGATTTGACATTTTTCTATTTACTTCTTCAATTCTTCTAttcctattatttttttctgtacATCTCTCTCATGATTTTGCTTTTATGTactttatcaatattattattatattatgttagtaaTATTATAAGGACAGAAAGTTATTGTAAAACTATAttgttatttctttttcttgagAAATGTTAGTACTTTCTTACAACATTAAAGTTTGAACTATGAGGAAGCAACATTGTAACCTTCTTATTCCTAGCCACAGAGCAAAGAAACGAATGACAATGAATGATATAGATAATGATTTACTTACCCTCTCATTAAATTCAAAGATTCCAAAATGGTATGGCGACTGTAAAACGGAAAACACAGATTTTCAATGttaatctttttaattttaaaaggaaTTTTTTCTTTTGGCAAACAATCAAAGCATTTTTATAACTAATACCTCAAAAATGATGTTTTCAGCTGCATTTTTAGTTAGGGGTGAAGTCATCTGGTAAGCAATGGGGCTAAGTAAGGAAGTTGATCTCAATATGTTAAATAATTGGTCTTGGGAAAAAGCAGCCAATGCAATCAAAGTTCCCTACAAAGGAATTCAGCACTCTGCAGTGAGCATCACATTGAAGAAGTCAAAAACAATAATGGGAAGCGTAGAATGTAAAATTCACTTGTTCGTGACCAACATAGTATAGTTTTTGTCCAGTTAGATCATGCACATACTTGAATGTGACTGGAAGATCATATGCAACTAGTTCATCCCATGACCAGTTCCAATCAATAATCTTAAAGAATAAATATGATATAATCAATAGAACCAAACAAAATTGTTGACCATAGAAATGCATTAACATTTTAGTAGGCAAAACTAACCGAGCTATTAGGTGGTAAAGTTGTATGTTGTCTGCTATATTTGGTTCCACGTGTGTTAACAACCCAAACATCAAACCCATTATCCGCCAAAAGAAACGCAAGAGACTGCTTTGCAGGTAGTAATAACCATGTTATGCTATCCTGCAACCACAACATCACATTAATTGCCAACATCAACAACAAAATCGATGACATATAGTTGTTTATGAAACTTTTAGTAACCATGTAAAGCCCAAACTGTAGAAGAGCAGGTGGCCCCCTTAATTCTCCCACTCTAATTCTTGGCAAGTTAAGAATATAATCATCTTGTGTGGTCACCTAAAACATTACATAATAAGCAAGTTAGTAGCTACTAGCGGCTCTAAATTTTGTTGAATTTTGACCAGAAACAGAAACAAATGTAAACACAGTAGATACCAAGTGTTCTTCACAAGTATAGCCTTGTGTCGTCACcataaacttcacttcacaatGTGGATCCTCCCTGTCACCTTATTCTAAGAAGAGACCTTCGATTCtatgtaattataattataatatactaACAAATGGAATCAATtctaaaaacagtaaacaactTACTTTAAAATGCATGTCACTTGTAGTAATATATCCAAAACTCTGCATCACAGGAAAGGTCAAATTATGAAAAGCTAAAATAGTAAATTTGTAAAACTTAAATTTCATATGCTATGATATCTTACCATAATCTTCTCAGCAACCTCATAGATCTTATCGACCTTTGACTCCAGTCAAGTTCTacgaaaatataaaaattatctttacaatataattataatattcgAATCACcaaataaacatataattaaacagAGAAAAGAAGGTGAAACATTTGGATTATAACCTACAACCTTGAGTACAAGTGCCACCGAGAATCATGATAGTTCTTGTAGTAGTGCCGGTCTCACCGCCGGACTAGCACTCGTCCAATTTAGGGCATCGAGCTTCCTCACAAACAGTGTGCAACTTCAATTTGCGGAGCTTCTTCTTGATCTGCACATACTTCTCACTGCCGGGAACGACCTCCTTCATCCATTTTGAAGATGAACAAGAAAATAGGTCTAATAAAAAAGTTGATAATGTA
This region includes:
- the LOC137836508 gene encoding triacylglycerol lipase 2-like — encoded protein: MVTTQGYTCEEHLVTTQDDYILNLPRIRVGELRGPPALLQFGLYMDSITWLLLPAKQSLAFLLADNGFDVWVVNTRGTKYSRQHTTLPPNSSIIDWNWSWDELVAYDLPVTFKYVHDLTGQKLYYVGHEQGTLIALAAFSQDQLFNILRSTSLLSPIAYQMTSPLTKNAAENIIFEVLVIKML